Below is a genomic region from Methanobacterium sp..
AAGGAAAATAATTCAAAAAAAATTTCATAAATTTCATGAAAAAGGAGGATAAGGAATGAGCGAGGTTGGAGGATTGAGAATGTGGATACTTCATGTAATAGGTGAATTTGGACCTAGTAACGGTGTAGAAATTATGGCTAATGTCCAAAAACATTATGATTTGCAGGCCCAATGGCATAAAGGTACCCATATACATCCACATCATAATGTACAATCGAAACGACTTTTACCGGGTTCTGTATATCCTATGCTGAAAAAAATGGTATCTGAAGGTTTAATAACCAAACAGGATGATGGAAAATATGATTTAACTGAAAATGGGAAAATCATAGTAACTAATTTATTTGAACATTTTCAACAGCGCAATAAATTGAATCGTGGAGTGCTTTCTGTAGAAAATTCATTAGATGCAATGAACTGGCATGCATCTTACATGGATGAGCTTGATAAAGAGGAAATTGTCCCTCATGAAGAATCAATTGAATTACTCATTGAAAGACTTAAAAAAATAAAAGAATCGCTTAAATAATGAGATTGTCATAAAAACCGCTAGAAAAGCGAATTTAGTACTTCATTTTTAATTTTTACAGCAGTTAGCGGCAGCTCTCTTCAAATTCTAGATTATAACCAAAAATTGAGAAAAAAATGGTAAATGAAGCTAAAAATTCAAATAAAAGAATTTGATTAATAGTAATCCTAAAAATCAGTTAATTATCAGATTTTTAAGCAAAAATATAAATTAATATTTAAATTTAATCAAAATTAAGGTGAATTAACATATGAATGCAGAAAAAGATGTTTTAAAACATTTTAAATTGATCTTATCGGGACTTATAATTAGCCTCTTAATTGTTTCATTAGATAGTACAATTACTACTACAGCTATGCCTCAAATTATTGCAAGTTTAGGTGGTTTGCAGTACTATGTTTGGCCGGTTACGATTTACCTCACAACTGTAATAATTTCTGCCATGCTTTCGGGTAAGCTGTCTGATTTCTATGGAAGTAAAAAAATATTGACAGGTGCATTACTGGTCTTTGTATTCGGTTCAGTTCTCTGTGGGTTTTCACAGAATATGACGGAACTTATACTATTTAGGGCACTGCAGGGATTAGGTGCCGGTATAATTGTGACTGTGCCAAAGAAAATTATCGCCGAAATGGTCCCGCCAAGACAAAGAGGAAAATATATGGGCTTGTTTGGTATTGCAGGCGGTATTTCAACTGTAGTAGGCCCTACTCTGGGAGGTTTTATAACAGATTCCCTCGGATGGCAGTGGATATTCTTTGTAAATGTCCCAATAGGAATCACAGCATTAAGTTTAATTATTCCATATCTCCCCAAATTTGGAGTAATTGTAAAAGAAAAAGTAATGGATTACCTGGGTATTATAACTTTTGCAGGTGCTTTAACATCATTTTTAGCGGCTTTAACTTTTAGCCAGCAAAGTACTGCTATTTCGCAGGTATTACTGGATTCATTATGGATATTTGCGGCAATTATGTTTTTTGGATTTATATATGCTGAAAGAAAAGCTAAAGAACCTGTACTGCCGTTATATCTGTTTAAAAACTCCGTATTTACTATTTCAAGTGTTTCGGTGTTTTTGTTAGGTGCTGTAACGTTAGCAGGTACGGTTTACATTCCCCTTTTCTTACAATTAGTCCAGGGCCTAAGTCCTTCATCTTCAGGCGCATATCTAACTCCATTGATGTTTACCATGATCCTAGCTGCAATTTTATCAGGCCAGATAATCTCAAAAACAGGTACTTACAAAAAACTCGCTGTCATATCCTTTGCCATAGGCACTGGAGGTATGTTCATACTTTCAACACTCACTCAAAACACTTCTAACCTGGAAATAATCATTTATGAAATTATCATTGGAATAAGTGCAGGTTTAGCAATGCCGCTGTTTACTGTTGCAGCTCAAAATTCGGTTTCAAAACGAGATTTAGGTGTTGTAACCTCATCATCAATGTATATCGAACAGCTTGGAAGTGTAATTGGTTTAGCTGTTCTAGGGACTGTTGTAAATATGACTTTGAACCTTAATTTACAAAATGAGGTACATGTTTCATCATCTTTACTTGTCACAGCCGTTCACAATGTATTTTTGATAGCTGCAGTACTGAATATAATTGGATTAGTGCTGTGTTTCTTCTTAAAAGATATATACATGAGTAATAAAATGGATGAGGAAGAAATGGGCTGCGAAGATGCTCCTGAATATATTCGAGACGTCTAAACACCAAAATGTAGATTTTTTAATGAAGTTTACACATCACATTTTTTTAAGGTGAATTTGGAGAATATAAATGAAATTTTTAGAGTATCAAATAGGCAAAGTTTTAAGTGTCTATAAATTAAATGGCGGAATTATATTCATTTGTTTTTTTTGTAAATAGATCCAAAATTTACTTCGTTAAACCATTATATTACGAAGTATTTGAAAAAATTAAAAAAAGTTCATCAAACTTTTCAAAAATTAACAGCTACTAAATGATCCAAAAATAGGTTTAAAATATAATCAAAAAAGATAATTATTCTGTAATAATAGTACAACCGTCGCTTTCTACAATGACAGTGTGTTCTGTCTGTGCAACCACTGCGTTGGTTTTTTCTCTAAGCACGTGAAAAGGGTAGACTGCTCTTGATGAAACTAACATTCTCATTGCCGCGTTTAAGTGGTGCTTGCTTAAGTGACTTGTAAGCCATCTACCTGAAAAGTTTAAATTTCCATATTTTTCTTTTATAACTTTTAAAGCTCTTTCCGCGTGAACTAATCTCATGGGCCTGTCCCTTAAAAATTTGAATATATATGCTTCGTTCATATCAGTAACTCGCCCAATACCATCGGTTGCAAATGGTTCTATTGCTATAACATCTCCTTCTTCTAATTTATGCGGATTATTTTCTTTGATGTTTGGTATTGAGAGCCCTGCATGAAGTATCCATTGATCAATACTGTGGCCTGCTAAATTGGATATAGGGTTAAAACCCCTGTCATTTATGGCTTTTCCTATAACTTCTCCCACTTTCCCGATTTCAACACCGGCCCGTATGGCACTTATTCCACTTTCAAGTCCCTCTTGAGAGGCAAGTATCATATTTTGGTGCTTTTCGCGCAGTTCCTCAGGGATATCGTCCCCAACAAGAACGCTTACTGCAGTGTCTGCAATGTATCCGTCTACATGCGCACCCAGATCAATTTTAACAACATCTCCAGACTTAATTATATTTTCATCACCTGCAGGGGATGTGTAATGGGCAGTTATTTCATTTACAGAAACATTGCATGGAAATGCAATACCTCCTCCGAGATCTACAATTTCATTTTCAACAAATTCTACAAGGTCTAAAATTTTCATGTCTTCTTTTACATAGTTTATTGCATCTTTCCTAACTTTTGATGCTATTTTCCCAGGTTTTTTATACATATCAATCATATAATCACGTAAATTCAATTTTACAATGTTTTAACTAATTTAAATAAAAATAATGGTGTAGTTATAAGAAAATTCAGTTTAAATAATACTGATTTAGTTTAACCATACTCACTTCGAGATATTTTTGACTTAGACTAGATATATCTTTTGATCATTTCAACTCTTTCAATGAGTTTTTAATTTGTGGTCTCATTTATAAAATCATTGAAATTAATTGAAAACAGATTTCATAATAAAAATTTTTAAGTTTTGAAATTTTAGTTAATTAGGTAGATATATTTGACTTAATATTGTAAAATTAAAAATTTTATCAAATTTTCCAAAATTAGACAGTGGGATCTATCAAAACAGCCAGTTATACAAATATTAAGATCTTGTGAGTAACAATATGTTTTAAACTCATCTAAAAATACAAAAAAAGAGGAATTTCTAATGGAAATTAAATTTTAAAAGCTCATGATCAGTAGTTTCGATGATGTTATATCCTAATAAAAAAACGTTCACTATAATTGTAGTACAGTTTAAAGCGTTAATACAGATTAAGAGCATTAAAAATTAATTTAAAACCTAAATTAAGCTATTCTACTACTTCTGCAAAAGCAAAGTTTCTTCTTGTGGAAGTGATTCTAATTTTAACTTCATCGCCTTTTTTAGCTCCACTTACAAAAACTATGAAACCTTCTATTTTGGCAATTCCATCTCCACTTCTTCCCATATCTTCTATTTTAACATCGTATTCTTCGCCTTCGTTTACAGGAGAAGAATTTCCTCTATTATCTCTTCCGTAATTATCTCTAAACAATTCATCACATCCTAAATATAACCAAAAAATGGTTGAATAAATTTTATTTTTGATATTATATAAAACAATGCATTTAAGAAAAATTAATTTATTGATTAAAAAGCTTAATTTTAACTTTTTTCATATTTCTATTAAACATTTATTATAGATTAAGAGGTATTTTTTGGTTAAACCAGTTGATAATATGTATAATTTTAAATAGAAAGTTTTTTTATCTTATTATTCATATAACCAAATTTAGTAGTATAATTTTAATATATTACAATGTATGCGATATGTGGGACATGAAAATATGTTTACATGCGGCAGTTTATTCTTCAACAACCCCTTGGAACTTTCCACTTTTTTCCATCACATGCACCACTTTATGAACTCGTGGATGTGGAACAACATGTGGTTCTAACTGTGATGATAACTCAATACAAATTTAATCATTTACTTTTTTTATTTTTAAAAATGGATTATCAGACTACTAACTTCAAATTAAATCCTAAATTTTAAGCTTATACGTAAAAATGCTCTAGAATTTAATTTTATGAATTCTGTAGGACTATTTCGAAATTTAGCCTGCAAAAAGACAAAATATTACGTATACTTCTGATACATTGACGTTTTAACATGGAGTATGCTTTTAAAATTATATGCATTTAATCATCTGTGAAAAAAGTCATCATTTTTAGTCAAAAAATCTAAACTATTGTGAAGACAACTATATTTATAACTTTAAAAATAGTGGGGGTCTCTTAATGGATACTTTTGATGATATGGATATAGCAAATGATTTTTTAGATGCTGCATATAAATGCAAACCAACTAATTTAGAACCTTTACTTCAAAAAATTGAATTAAAAATCAAAAACAGTGATCACACTGATAAAACCCTTTTAAGGGCTAAAATGATTGTGACCAGTAAATTAGCGCTCTACTATAGTAAATAATTTTTTATCCAGTTGAGGATTATAGTAGTTCTTCACTCTATGTAATAAGGATCAATGCATCCTTATTACATAAATTAGAATATTCAATTTCAAATTCAAAATTTAAAAGTACTATTTTTATTTAGATAGGTAATAGATAACATCAAAATTTTTTAAAATTAGAAATAAAATAAAAATCTTAAAAGTTAACATAAATCAATCATCACATGTATACTAACAAACTTATTTACTGCTATTTTTACGAATTTGTACTTTTATGATATGTAACTGCAAACTTATTATTTTTAACCATCTAACTGTTGGATTTTATTTGCAAATAGTATCATAAATTATTTTTAAAATTTATGGATCTATCAAATATTTGAATAATAAACCAAATCTTATATTTATTAATAGAGGACTACAAAAATTTTTTATTAAATTTAGGATCATTATTAAAAAATAAAAATTAGTTATGATATAATAAATTACATGAGCAAAGTTGAATTCAGTGTGATAAATATCAAAAGGTGTTTGTGCCCAGAATGTCCTGTCCAGTCAGAGAGTGTATGTGTTGAAGGTAAATGGAGAATAATGCAGGAAATAGCATGGGCAAGTGAAAGTGGAATGTATTTTGAAGCAGATAGGGTCCCTGGAATGTACTGCTCTACTGGAAAGGCATTATGCAAGGATATTAATCTGAAAAAAATGTGCATATGTGAGAAATGCCCTGTCTGGGAGGAAAACAATTTAAAAAATGGAGAACCAAAGCTTTATTTTTGTCAAAAAGGTGAAAGTAAAAAGTAGATATGTTGAATTAAGATTATACTTTATTTATTTCTGGAGCGCATCATTCAGTTTTTTATATATCACTGTTATTTACATACTTTAAGTTCAAAGATATTTAAATTAAACAAAAACCAGCATATTATAATTTATCTATTTTCTGAAGTGCTTTTTTAAATTCAGTTTTGTTTATTTCTTCATTATCTAACATAGCTTTAAGTTCAAAAGCCAGATTTTTCTTGGTGATTTCTTTGTCTTTACTTAAAAGACCATCATAGGCTATCTTAATAGCAGGATCATTTTGTGCTAGATGTTCCAGGTTTGTGGTTCCATTTTTTTCTACAGGAGAACCACTTTTTGCATTGACAACTTCCAGGTTACATGCTTTGGCATTGGGATTCCACGATTGAACTGCTTTAATTTTCACATTTCCCACATTTTC
It encodes:
- a CDS encoding MDR family MFS transporter, with translation MNAEKDVLKHFKLILSGLIISLLIVSLDSTITTTAMPQIIASLGGLQYYVWPVTIYLTTVIISAMLSGKLSDFYGSKKILTGALLVFVFGSVLCGFSQNMTELILFRALQGLGAGIIVTVPKKIIAEMVPPRQRGKYMGLFGIAGGISTVVGPTLGGFITDSLGWQWIFFVNVPIGITALSLIIPYLPKFGVIVKEKVMDYLGIITFAGALTSFLAALTFSQQSTAISQVLLDSLWIFAAIMFFGFIYAERKAKEPVLPLYLFKNSVFTISSVSVFLLGAVTLAGTVYIPLFLQLVQGLSPSSSGAYLTPLMFTMILAAILSGQIISKTGTYKKLAVISFAIGTGGMFILSTLTQNTSNLEIIIYEIIIGISAGLAMPLFTVAAQNSVSKRDLGVVTSSSMYIEQLGSVIGLAVLGTVVNMTLNLNLQNEVHVSSSLLVTAVHNVFLIAAVLNIIGLVLCFFLKDIYMSNKMDEEEMGCEDAPEYIRDV
- a CDS encoding PadR family transcriptional regulator translates to MSEVGGLRMWILHVIGEFGPSNGVEIMANVQKHYDLQAQWHKGTHIHPHHNVQSKRLLPGSVYPMLKKMVSEGLITKQDDGKYDLTENGKIIVTNLFEHFQQRNKLNRGVLSVENSLDAMNWHASYMDELDKEEIVPHEESIELLIERLKKIKESLK
- the map gene encoding type II methionyl aminopeptidase — encoded protein: MIDMYKKPGKIASKVRKDAINYVKEDMKILDLVEFVENEIVDLGGGIAFPCNVSVNEITAHYTSPAGDENIIKSGDVVKIDLGAHVDGYIADTAVSVLVGDDIPEELREKHQNMILASQEGLESGISAIRAGVEIGKVGEVIGKAINDRGFNPISNLAGHSIDQWILHAGLSIPNIKENNPHKLEEGDVIAIEPFATDGIGRVTDMNEAYIFKFLRDRPMRLVHAERALKVIKEKYGNLNFSGRWLTSHLSKHHLNAAMRMLVSSRAVYPFHVLREKTNAVVAQTEHTVIVESDGCTIITE
- a CDS encoding DUF2769 domain-containing protein → MINIKRCLCPECPVQSESVCVEGKWRIMQEIAWASESGMYFEADRVPGMYCSTGKALCKDINLKKMCICEKCPVWEENNLKNGEPKLYFCQKGESKK
- a CDS encoding TRAM domain-containing protein, whose protein sequence is MFRDNYGRDNRGNSSPVNEGEEYDVKIEDMGRSGDGIAKIEGFIVFVSGAKKGDEVKIRITSTRRNFAFAEVVE